Proteins from a genomic interval of Rhizobium etli CFN 42:
- a CDS encoding efflux RND transporter permease subunit — protein sequence MRFAHFFVDRPIFAAVISILFLVVGGIAYTQLPVAQYPEIAPPTIVVRTSYPGADPQTIADTVSTPLEQQINGVEDMLYMSSYSSADGAISLTITFKLGTDLDKVQVLVQNRVSIALPRLPEEVQRLGVTTDKSSPDLMMVVHLLSPSHRYDQLYVSNYARNRIRDVLVRLDGVGDVQVFGERQYSMRIWLDPEKLSAYGMTSDDVVSALREQNVQVSGGKIGAPPVTGRNAFEYTVRTDGRFSDVREFRYVIVKSTTSGRLVQLQDVARIELGAQDYVTNSYLNNDPAVALGIFARPGTNALDTAHQVQALMKDISQNFPEGLEYRIVYDTTEFISASINEVYKTIVEAAILVAIVVLVFLQSWRTAIIPIVAIPVSLIGTFAVLLAFGFSLNMLTLFGLVLAIGIVVDDAIVVVENVERNLARGMTPKQASHVTMDEVGTAVVAISLVLIAVFVPTAFIPGISGQFYRQFAVTIAVTTAISALNSLTLSPALAGILLKAHDHEKKRKSIASRLGAGLASGFNRGFDRMSSGYSWTVRHLVSSWVGLTCSMVAFAALLGATWYMTTRVPSGFIPTMDQGYAIIVVQLPDGASLARTDAVIKRVGDIARTVPGVGNAVQFAGFSGATFTNASNSGVVFVPFKSFAEREEDGENANKIIGELFGKLQSIQEAFIIAIPPPSVRGVGNSGGFKMQISDLENPDMTRVLGLARQMMGAAATTEGLTGVFTTFSDASPQYFLSIDRDKARFLNVPIPNIFNALSINLGVAYVNDFNAFGRVYQVRAQADRQYRMDKEDILALKVRSATGALVPLGTLMDIQDSSGPALVQRYNMYVSVPLQGNPTPGTSTGDALKKMEELAAKILPPGTTFEWTELAYQETHTGNTAVYIFALSVIFVFLALAAQYESWVLPLAIILIVPLAVLAALIGVALRGMDNNVLTQIGLIVLIGLAAKNAILIVEFARQAEEEGKSPVEAAIEASHLRLRPILMTAFAFIFGVLPLAIATGPGAEMRQSLGTAVFSGMLGVTLFGLFLTPVFYVVLRGRRRSRPAERLVEAVPTERETV from the coding sequence ATGAGGTTCGCGCATTTCTTCGTCGACCGGCCGATTTTTGCGGCCGTCATCTCGATCCTCTTCCTCGTCGTCGGCGGTATCGCCTATACACAGTTGCCGGTCGCCCAATATCCGGAGATCGCGCCGCCCACCATCGTCGTGCGCACCTCCTATCCGGGCGCCGATCCGCAAACCATCGCCGACACCGTTTCGACTCCGCTCGAACAGCAGATCAACGGCGTCGAAGACATGCTTTACATGTCTTCCTATTCCAGCGCTGACGGCGCCATTTCGCTGACGATCACCTTCAAGCTCGGCACCGATCTCGACAAGGTCCAGGTGCTCGTCCAGAACCGCGTTTCCATCGCGCTGCCCCGCCTCCCCGAGGAGGTCCAGCGGCTCGGCGTGACCACCGACAAGAGCTCGCCCGACCTGATGATGGTCGTGCACCTCTTGTCGCCATCACACCGCTATGACCAGCTTTACGTCTCGAACTACGCCCGCAACCGTATCCGTGACGTGCTCGTGCGCCTCGATGGCGTCGGTGACGTGCAGGTCTTCGGCGAGCGCCAGTATTCAATGCGAATCTGGCTGGATCCGGAAAAACTCTCCGCCTACGGCATGACATCCGACGACGTCGTCTCGGCTCTGAGAGAGCAGAACGTCCAGGTCTCGGGCGGCAAGATCGGCGCGCCCCCGGTCACCGGCAGGAACGCCTTCGAATATACGGTGCGAACGGACGGACGCTTCTCCGATGTACGCGAATTCCGTTATGTCATCGTGAAATCGACGACATCGGGCCGGCTCGTGCAGTTGCAGGATGTCGCCCGCATCGAACTCGGCGCGCAGGACTACGTCACCAATAGTTACCTCAACAACGATCCGGCGGTCGCGCTCGGCATTTTCGCCCGGCCGGGGACCAACGCCCTGGATACGGCCCATCAGGTCCAGGCACTCATGAAAGACATTTCCCAGAATTTCCCGGAGGGTCTCGAGTATCGCATCGTCTACGACACGACCGAATTCATCTCGGCCTCGATCAATGAGGTCTATAAAACCATCGTCGAAGCGGCCATCCTGGTGGCGATCGTCGTTCTCGTTTTCCTGCAATCCTGGCGCACAGCGATCATACCGATCGTCGCAATCCCCGTTTCGCTGATCGGCACGTTCGCCGTGCTTTTGGCCTTCGGCTTTTCGCTCAATATGCTGACACTCTTCGGCCTTGTGCTGGCGATCGGCATCGTCGTCGATGACGCGATCGTCGTGGTGGAAAACGTCGAGCGCAATCTCGCCCGCGGCATGACGCCGAAGCAGGCCTCTCACGTCACAATGGACGAAGTCGGAACCGCGGTTGTCGCGATCTCGCTGGTGCTGATCGCGGTGTTTGTGCCTACAGCCTTCATCCCCGGCATATCAGGCCAGTTCTACAGGCAGTTCGCCGTGACGATCGCCGTGACAACTGCGATCTCGGCCCTGAATTCCCTGACGCTTTCGCCGGCGCTCGCAGGCATATTGCTGAAGGCCCATGATCACGAGAAGAAGCGCAAGAGCATCGCGTCGCGTCTGGGCGCTGGCCTTGCAAGCGGCTTCAACCGCGGCTTCGACCGGATGAGCTCCGGCTATTCGTGGACCGTCCGGCACCTGGTCAGCAGCTGGGTAGGATTGACCTGCTCGATGGTCGCCTTCGCTGCCCTTCTCGGCGCAACCTGGTACATGACCACCCGCGTTCCCTCGGGTTTCATCCCGACCATGGACCAGGGTTATGCGATCATCGTCGTGCAGCTTCCCGATGGCGCCTCACTTGCGCGCACCGATGCCGTCATCAAACGGGTGGGCGACATCGCCCGCACCGTACCCGGCGTCGGCAATGCCGTGCAATTTGCCGGCTTCAGCGGCGCGACCTTCACCAATGCCTCGAATTCGGGAGTTGTCTTCGTCCCCTTCAAATCCTTTGCCGAACGAGAGGAAGACGGAGAGAATGCCAACAAGATCATCGGCGAGCTCTTCGGCAAGCTGCAGAGCATCCAGGAAGCCTTCATCATTGCCATTCCGCCGCCATCGGTGCGCGGCGTCGGCAACTCCGGCGGCTTCAAGATGCAGATTTCCGATCTTGAAAATCCTGATATGACGCGCGTGCTCGGCCTTGCCCGTCAGATGATGGGGGCTGCGGCAACGACCGAGGGGCTCACCGGCGTCTTCACGACTTTCTCCGATGCCAGCCCACAATATTTCCTCTCGATCGACCGCGACAAGGCGCGCTTCCTGAATGTGCCGATCCCGAACATCTTCAACGCGCTTTCGATCAATCTCGGCGTCGCTTATGTAAACGATTTCAACGCGTTCGGCCGCGTCTACCAGGTCCGCGCCCAAGCCGACCGGCAATACCGCATGGACAAGGAAGACATCCTCGCCCTGAAGGTGCGCTCGGCGACCGGTGCGCTCGTGCCTTTGGGAACGCTGATGGACATACAGGATTCCAGCGGACCGGCGCTTGTCCAGCGCTACAACATGTATGTCTCGGTGCCGCTGCAGGGCAATCCGACGCCCGGCACCTCGACCGGCGATGCGCTGAAGAAGATGGAGGAGCTGGCCGCCAAGATCCTGCCGCCGGGAACGACATTCGAATGGACGGAGCTGGCCTATCAGGAAACCCACACCGGCAACACTGCCGTCTACATCTTCGCCCTATCCGTCATATTCGTCTTCCTGGCGCTGGCGGCCCAATATGAAAGCTGGGTTCTGCCGCTTGCGATCATTCTCATCGTTCCGCTCGCCGTGCTCGCGGCGCTGATCGGGGTGGCGCTCAGGGGCATGGACAACAACGTTCTGACGCAGATCGGCCTGATTGTCCTGATCGGGCTGGCAGCCAAGAACGCCATTCTGATCGTCGAATTCGCAAGACAGGCGGAAGAGGAAGGCAAGTCGCCGGTGGAGGCCGCCATCGAGGCCAGCCATCTTCGCCTGCGCCCGATTCTGATGACGGCATTCGCCTTCATCTTCGGCGTTCTACCGCTTGCCATCGCCACCGGCCCGGGCGCCGAAATGCGCCAGTCGCTCGGCACCGCGGTCTTCTCGGGCATGCTCGGCGTGACGCTCTTCGGCCTGTTCCTGACGCCGGTCTTCTACGTCGTGCTGCGCGGCCGGCGTCGCAGCCGGCCGGCTGAAAGGCTGGTCGAAGCCGTTCCGACTGAAAGGGAGACGGTCTGA
- a CDS encoding metallophosphoesterase family protein: protein MGRQPRPRLTLDIAEIPTYAIGDIHGRYDLLLKAEQAILRDGARLHGQKLIVTLGDYIDRGPESAQVIAHLMEPPPDGFDRICLAGNHEIAMLDYIDGWLSYDDWMRMGSAESLKSYGLDPEHLPLVFPTGAQLDAFLRQSLPHTHIDFMRALPIMLDTPRVVFVHAGIDPMLPLSAQTDEDLVLIRHRFLESRVPLPKLIVHGHTPSDEPDIRPRRLNLDTRAFRSGRLTVARFWQGRVHLFST from the coding sequence ATGGGGCGCCAGCCTAGACCGCGTCTGACGCTGGATATCGCCGAGATTCCAACTTATGCGATCGGCGACATTCACGGCCGCTACGACCTGCTTTTGAAAGCCGAGCAGGCGATCCTGCGCGATGGCGCGCGACTGCACGGGCAAAAGCTGATCGTGACCCTGGGGGATTATATCGACCGTGGCCCGGAATCGGCGCAGGTCATCGCTCATCTCATGGAGCCGCCGCCTGATGGTTTCGACCGTATCTGTCTTGCCGGCAATCACGAGATCGCCATGCTCGACTATATCGACGGCTGGCTCTCTTATGATGATTGGATGCGGATGGGATCGGCGGAATCGCTTAAATCCTATGGGCTCGATCCGGAGCATCTGCCGCTCGTCTTCCCCACCGGCGCGCAGCTCGACGCCTTCCTGCGGCAGTCGCTGCCGCATACGCATATCGATTTCATGCGGGCGCTGCCGATCATGCTGGACACACCGAGGGTGGTGTTCGTGCATGCCGGCATCGATCCGATGCTGCCGCTCTCCGCGCAGACAGACGAGGACCTGGTCCTCATCCGTCACCGCTTTCTCGAAAGCAGGGTTCCTTTGCCGAAGCTCATCGTGCACGGCCATACGCCCAGCGACGAGCCCGACATTCGCCCGAGGCGGCTCAATCTCGATACGCGCGCTTTTCGCAGCGGCAGGCTGACCGTCGCACGGTTCTGGCAGGGCCGGGTGCATCTGTTTTCCACCTGA
- a CDS encoding monooxygenase: MGTISQFQDRIRPPARRIENEEEAISTARNLADTFRHQASERDINRILPFPELDALSVSGLTAISVPPEHEGLDVPNALLAEIVAIIAEADASIGETLENHFSVLETLRTQAAEDLKASLFARVLLGDRFAGATVAEGTELSREGPGYRLSGRMRQAPGILYADWIAAALTLPPGRQVTFYLSRNSEEVQVVDDWDGFGQRTNGSATTIAGAVHVDARSIAPATSAGSTGVSLGLLLKAGVALGIARAAWADLIAAMGDRSVSSSRLGEHAVGIEVTAAAVERAGRKLDIAQVNPVEAAMADAYFSASAAAITAGETALSAATALFELAGEASTGIGLNLDRHWRNARIHALSLPRARLLHRAGDHTSKRNLNDISGVPQTL; this comes from the coding sequence ATGGGAACGATATCGCAATTTCAAGATCGCATCAGGCCGCCGGCACGCCGCATCGAAAACGAAGAGGAGGCGATATCCACGGCTCGCAACCTCGCCGACACATTCCGTCACCAGGCAAGCGAGCGCGATATCAACCGCATCCTGCCTTTTCCAGAGCTCGACGCGCTCTCGGTCTCGGGTTTGACGGCAATCTCTGTCCCGCCCGAACATGAAGGGCTCGACGTGCCGAACGCTCTGCTTGCAGAAATCGTTGCGATCATTGCCGAAGCCGACGCCTCGATCGGCGAGACCCTGGAAAATCATTTTTCCGTCCTGGAGACACTCCGCACCCAGGCTGCCGAGGATCTGAAGGCATCGCTGTTTGCCCGTGTGCTGCTCGGCGACCGCTTCGCCGGCGCAACCGTCGCCGAGGGCACCGAACTGTCGCGCGAAGGCCCAGGGTACCGCCTGAGCGGACGCATGCGGCAGGCGCCCGGTATTCTTTATGCCGATTGGATTGCCGCTGCCCTCACCCTTCCGCCCGGCCGCCAGGTGACGTTCTACCTCAGCCGGAACAGCGAGGAGGTGCAGGTGGTCGATGATTGGGACGGTTTCGGCCAGCGCACCAATGGATCGGCAACGACGATCGCCGGCGCAGTCCATGTCGATGCCCGCTCGATCGCGCCGGCCACGTCGGCCGGTTCGACGGGCGTTTCGCTCGGCCTGCTGCTCAAGGCTGGAGTGGCCCTCGGCATTGCGCGGGCCGCATGGGCCGACCTAATAGCGGCAATGGGCGATCGCAGCGTCAGCTCCTCACGGCTCGGCGAACACGCCGTGGGCATCGAAGTCACGGCGGCAGCTGTGGAGCGGGCGGGCCGCAAGCTCGACATTGCCCAAGTCAATCCGGTAGAGGCTGCGATGGCCGATGCCTATTTTTCCGCCTCGGCGGCCGCGATCACTGCCGGGGAAACGGCACTCAGCGCGGCAACCGCCCTGTTCGAACTGGCGGGCGAGGCGTCAACCGGCATAGGCCTCAATCTCGACCGCCATTGGCGCAATGCGCGAATCCACGCGCTGTCCCTGCCGCGCGCTCGATTGTTGCACCGCGCCGGCGATCATACGTCGAAACGAAACTTGAATGATATCAGCGGGGTGCCTCAGACCCTCTGA
- a CDS encoding RrF2 family transcriptional regulator: protein MLTKKGKYGLKALVDLARLAPGETAFINDVAARNNIPKKFLDTILLELRNVGILRSKKGPGGGYSLSRPASEIRIGHVIRTLDGPLAPIRCASRTAYEACDDCADPETCQVRRSMTDVRDAIAAILDNMTLEQFVAAGGRIEDAGDDLPISAVS, encoded by the coding sequence ATGCTGACGAAGAAGGGAAAATACGGTCTGAAAGCACTGGTCGATCTGGCGCGTCTAGCGCCGGGCGAGACGGCCTTCATCAATGACGTCGCGGCGCGCAACAATATTCCGAAGAAGTTTCTCGACACGATCCTGCTCGAACTGCGCAACGTCGGTATCCTGCGTTCAAAGAAGGGGCCCGGCGGCGGGTATTCTCTCTCTCGGCCGGCTTCCGAGATCCGCATCGGTCATGTCATCCGCACGCTCGATGGTCCACTGGCGCCGATCCGCTGCGCCAGCCGCACGGCTTACGAGGCCTGCGACGATTGCGCCGACCCGGAAACCTGTCAGGTGCGGCGTTCGATGACCGATGTTCGGGATGCGATCGCCGCCATTCTGGATAATATGACCCTCGAACAATTCGTCGCAGCCGGCGGTCGCATTGAAGACGCCGGTGACGATTTGCCGATCTCGGCCGTCAGTTGA
- a CDS encoding SDR family NAD(P)-dependent oxidoreductase, with protein MDLGLKGKIAVITGASVGIGLAIAEGLAAEGVDLVLAARGGDRLEAEAARIAEKFGVSATAVVADVATAAGTEAIIAATAEKGGADILINNAGTGSNETVMEAPDEKWQAYWDLHVMAAVRLARGIAPQMKKRGGGVILHNASICAVQPLWYEPIYNVSKSALMMFSKTLSTELIQDNIRVNCINAGLILTPDWIKTAKQLTAESGGNWEGYLQSVANEHAASKRFGTPEELANVFVFLSSERASYCIGSTYFVDGGMLKTI; from the coding sequence ATGGATCTGGGATTGAAGGGTAAAATCGCCGTCATAACCGGTGCGTCGGTCGGCATCGGACTGGCGATTGCAGAAGGGCTGGCGGCTGAGGGCGTGGACCTCGTGCTGGCGGCGCGCGGCGGCGATCGGCTGGAGGCGGAAGCTGCCCGCATTGCGGAGAAATTCGGCGTCAGCGCCACTGCCGTCGTCGCCGACGTTGCGACGGCTGCGGGAACGGAGGCGATCATTGCGGCGACTGCCGAAAAGGGCGGGGCCGACATCCTCATCAACAATGCCGGCACCGGATCGAACGAGACCGTCATGGAGGCGCCGGATGAGAAATGGCAGGCCTATTGGGACCTGCATGTGATGGCCGCCGTCAGGCTTGCGCGCGGCATCGCGCCGCAGATGAAGAAACGCGGCGGCGGGGTGATCCTGCACAATGCCTCAATCTGCGCCGTCCAGCCGCTCTGGTACGAGCCGATCTACAATGTCAGCAAGTCGGCGCTGATGATGTTTTCGAAGACGCTCTCGACCGAACTCATCCAGGACAATATCCGCGTCAACTGCATCAATGCTGGCCTGATCCTGACGCCCGATTGGATCAAGACCGCCAAGCAGTTGACGGCCGAAAGCGGCGGAAACTGGGAAGGGTACCTACAGAGCGTTGCCAACGAGCACGCCGCCTCCAAACGCTTCGGCACGCCGGAGGAACTGGCGAACGTCTTCGTCTTTCTGAGTTCGGAGCGGGCGAGCTATTGCATCGGATCGACCTATTTCGTCGATGGCGGCATGCTGAAGACGATTTGA
- a CDS encoding TIM barrel protein, producing MRRYSACIEWLFAEDGDSFPDRIRRAHAGGLTAVEFWRWTDKDLDAFEAALEETGLAVTSLVAEPMIALTDAANRQAWLKGLSDSVAVAKRLSAPVLIAQAGDDLTGFSREEQRRALTETLKSGADILKGSGVRLGVEPLNIRIDHVGYFLDSTREALDIIDDVASREIGIVYDIYHSAVMDERTEEVLKDRLDRVFHVHVADHPGRNEPGSGGIDLAQRLGWIFANGYDGAVGLEYRPTQPGADAVRAAVASLGG from the coding sequence ATGCGACGTTATTCAGCCTGCATAGAATGGCTGTTTGCCGAAGACGGCGACAGCTTTCCCGACCGCATCCGCCGCGCCCATGCTGGCGGCCTGACGGCGGTCGAATTCTGGCGCTGGACCGACAAGGATCTGGATGCATTCGAGGCAGCGCTGGAGGAAACCGGCCTTGCCGTCACCAGCCTCGTCGCCGAGCCGATGATCGCGCTGACCGACGCCGCCAACCGGCAGGCCTGGCTGAAAGGCCTTTCCGATTCCGTTGCAGTCGCCAAGCGCCTCAGCGCGCCGGTGCTGATCGCCCAGGCCGGCGACGATCTCACCGGCTTCAGCCGTGAAGAACAGCGCCGGGCCCTCACCGAAACCCTGAAATCAGGTGCCGATATCCTGAAAGGCAGCGGTGTCCGCCTCGGGGTCGAGCCTCTCAACATCCGCATCGATCATGTCGGTTATTTCCTCGATTCGACCCGCGAAGCCCTCGACATCATCGACGATGTCGCCAGCCGCGAGATCGGCATCGTCTACGACATCTATCATTCCGCCGTGATGGACGAACGCACCGAAGAAGTGCTGAAAGACCGTCTCGACCGTGTCTTCCACGTCCATGTCGCCGATCATCCCGGCCGCAATGAACCGGGCTCCGGCGGCATCGACCTTGCTCAGCGTCTGGGCTGGATTTTCGCCAATGGTTACGACGGCGCCGTCGGCCTGGAATACCGGCCGACGCAGCCCGGCGCCGACGCGGTCAGAGCCGCGGTCGCCTCGCTCGGCGGCTAG